The sequence CACGCTATATAATGACATGCATATAGCTAACTTCCACGTTTAGATTGGTAGGAGAAGCTAGTCAATGAGCcagtgacttctattttaaacATGAAGTAAGGACAGACAGACACGTCTATCTATTTTCATTTTGAGACAAAGTAAGTACTTTAATAAATTGTTACACGTTCCACTACGCCCGAGATGTGAGGTGCAGGTATGCATGAAAAGTAAATAAACAACGGTCAGCAATAAAAGAATGCAAGATCTGAGATTCTGCAAATTTGCTTCCCGCACCTATATTCCACGCACGCAAAATCAGATTTTTGATTTTCTAAGTTTTTTCACAGGaaactttattttattggttgttttattccggtttggttatctaaaccacctcaagtttgagtaataaaatAGTCGTTCgttgtcaaaagaaaaaacaccAAATGCAATTTGTACcgtctaaaattatatttagatctTCTTCAAAGAAATATTAATGGTATAtttcaaaacataataatataattttaatagttgaTAGCTCCACTTATGTatgtttaatttttcttttggaaTTATAGATCTTAAAGTagtaattttaacattttatgtCTTAGTTTAtacatctattttttttaaatatcgtGATTATGTTCAAGTTTTTCACTTACACATACTTAAAACTAATCCTTTTGAGAAGAGTAATCGGATACACTGGAAATCACAcgtagaaattattttaaataaattaacaacaGTTTAGAGGTTTTTTCTTTTGGCTTAAATGGTTAATTTTTCATTGAAACGacagaagcaaaaaaaaaaaaaaaaaaatcacaaatgcCTTCTAAAAGTTTAGTTTCTATTACAGGCCATATCCATAAGACTTGGATAACTAGAACTAAACTTATAGCAAATAAGGTCATGAAACTTAGTAGCAAATAAGATCATGAAAGTAAAcaaattttgtgattaaaacAAGGGCAAACCAGACTGGGATTGGCGATGCGATTGATCCTTTCTTGTGTATACCCCCGTaatcttttgaaattttaattagtttgcTACGGCCAGCAATACAAGAAATGTGAAAGTCTTCGAGATTTgtaaaaaacacacacacgaAAGTTATCAGTGCCATCTCAAATTATTTCGAAATCTGGtccaaaaaatattaacaatatatttacaaaaataattttataatttcatcAATGTTTGTTTAACTTTTCTTTTGAAGTTATAGGCTCTAAATTAGAAATGTAACTAAAagagttttatttcttttgaaCTTGTAATCCTGTTTAACCGTTGCATTTACACATGAAAAATGAcagttttgaaaataatatttttgagtGAGTAATCAGATACTACATTGGAAACtaacttaaaattattttaaataaattaacaacaGTTAGAGGTTTAAATGACTGATTTTCTTTAACCAAAAAATGATTGATtgtatttgaccaaaaaaattattgattgtATATTGACACTGCAGAAGCTAAAAATGATTCACAATTCACAAATGCCTTCTAAAGGTCTAGCTTTTTTGCAGGCCATATTCATAAGACATGGataattaaaactaaacaaGTAGGAAATAAGATCATGAAACTAAGTAGCCAATAAGATcatgaaacaacaaaaaaaatggggATTAAAAATAACCTAACCAGACTGAGATTGGCGATGCAATTTGGTCATTTCTTGTAAATACCGTaatcttttgaaattttagtttGTTACGTCTCTTATTTCTCAGTATTGTTTCATATATTAAAAGGATATTATTGTAGGTGAATTTGTTAAGACTTAACTATCCACTTTCTTATCACGTTAGAATCTTGTTGACTTGTGAACACTAATCAACTTTTTAAAAGAGTAATTATTTGCAAATCCGTCTTCTTGACAAAGATTTGTTGATACATATCTTGATCAGGCTCATATGATATGGACTCATGTCGTGCTAGTTAACCGTTAGTATTTTCATTAGATTAAATTTATAACTAGAATATTTACGCCAGATCCCtttgtttggttaaaattttatttttatttcataatgTATATATTGTAGTAGAATTCATGAGAAAAATGCTAAAACGGTTATGTTGGAACTTGGAAGTAAATGAGACTGAACTATGTGGTTGTAACAAAGAGTAGGGACTTCATTAATAGCAAGGTCTCTAGGAGTCACACTTGATGGCAGGTAGGACTTGATGAGAGTTTGATGATAATGAGTCGTCATAGCCAGTGTACCTTCACAAAAGTTCATATATATGCCAGTGTATCGTTAAAATATGAATttcgaaaaagaaaaaaatataagagcAGCTCCATAGGTTATAGTCTTCTAGATAGAATATCTAAGATAAAAAGAAgagtcattcttgggttcactccctagggtgaaccaataggttcaccaaccaatagaatttcattatttcaaattcgatatcttttaaaaaaggaaacaaaatattctcaaattatattatgtttttaaaataaaaaaagataatagttacagaaaaaagaattaaaaaaatatattttaatgttctcaacaaaacactaaaccctaaatcctaatccctaaaccctaaatcctaaaccctaaacccttggataaaccctaaacccttgggtaaatcctaaatccttgggtaaatcctaaacctttgggtaaatcttaaacccttgggtaaaccctaaacccttggataaatcctaaactctaaataaaaaatactaaaaccctaaaccctaaacgcttgaatgttttagtgtatagtgattttgatttagagttttggatttatcctagaatttagggtttatccaagggtttagggtttaggattaagggtttagggattagaatttagggtttagggtttaatgttatgctgacgatgtaaaatattttttttgtaattattactattttttttttacttttaaattttaaaaacataatataatttgacaatattttgtttccttttttaaaagatatcgaatataaaataaagcaatcctattggttggtgaacctagaggttcaccctagggggtggacctaagaataagtcttttaaaaaaaaaatcaaaaatacaaaaacatgaaagaaaagagaGGCAAGATCGCATGCGAGAAGCTCTGACACACTTATAAGAAACCCATATCACCACATGTCTTTCATCTATTGGATTAActttaacaaataaaacaaaaattaaactttaaataaaaatagatagattaaactaataatattttttggtcAGAGATACCTAAATTCAAGATCAACCGATAAGGTTCCTCtaagaatttaaaaataagaaccAAACAgttataagagcatctccaattcattgctattttcacctctataatagcatttagaggtaAAATTgatccaacccacctctatttctttctctataatagagatctctatattttcctctatttatagagaaagaaatagcattcctctattttttactctataattgAAGATTGCTAttatagagaaatacattggagcatatctcacttctattatagagttcttctattttagaggtgaaaataacaaaatacattggagatggtctaagaagATTCAGCAGGTTAATGGATAAGGAAGATTCAGCAGGTTAATGGATAAGGATCAAAGAATGTGAAAGCCTTTTGAAAAGAAAAGGATGAATCATGTGAATCTAAcactatttcatttaaaaaatgttaCTCTCACTCACGttatatatcttaatttatcTTCATCTCTTCATAACATATTCAACCATTCAGAAGAGTTTTTATATGAGAACCCAAATCataactaaaattttcaaatgaaATTGGTATCTTTAGTCgcgattcttcttctccatctctttGTTAGTATTAATAGTTTCCGACTGGATTGTGAGTATTATTTGGCAGtaacataattcaatattaaAGACGATCAGCAGTATTAATTATATACTGTATCTTAAGTCTTTGTTGACGAGTGattattttgttgtttatttttattgcGAGGTTGTAGATGTGGCAAGTGGGTCAAGCATACCGGACTGCTCGCACGCATGTGGATCATGTACACCATGCAAGCTCGTTGTGGTCAGTTCCAAGTGCTCGGCATCAGAGTCCGAGGCTTGTCCTGTCGTCTACAAGTGCTTGTGCAAAGGAAAATACTATCACGTGCCTTCTATCGCCTAACCCCTTTACGTTATCATAAGCTTAAGAGATATTAAGATGGTCTGTTGTTGCTTATTGTCTCAAGTTAGGTGTAGTTGATTTGTAATGCCTGTAATAAAAACCAAGATTAGGTCATTTAACATAGAAACTAAAAAGGAACAAACTAAACGGCCGGAAAAATATAGCACAACAAGTGATGAATGTAAAATCGTTTGAAGAGAACTCAGACGATAAGGTGGCCATTAACACACTGATACTTATCTAAAATGAAGTACAGTTCATTCGAATACAGTTTATTCCAAATACAGTTCATTCCAATCGAGATTAACTTTTTAAGCGTAAACAAtgatatcccctatatattatttgagaagcattgcaacatttttttgtagccacatgtcatcactaaaatgattcttagaatccttagagaaatatgttggtccatctaaatatataataagttttttattaaaccacaataaatacattattaaatgtgcttcattatttccttaaataagattacggaatttcctaatgtggttaaagtatatatgacaattaatgattttgaataataaatatttgataaaataagtgtgtattataattatatttgtttaattttaagctattaaaataaattaaataatcatagcaactatataataaaaatttaaaaaattatttatatattatattttgaatttttaaaaacgagtataaattactaaaactgttaaaagtttcaaattcaaattttgtgatctatgatttaaaacttttgttatgacatggtacaaataattaaaaaataatataagttgaaagtctcatttaataagtatcaaaaataaaagatatataaatatatgtatcattttaaattaaactatatgccatataaaaatatatataaatatcttaattttgaaatttactttgaacatttttttgataaaaaatttgaaaaatattgacaacttaattttttaaaatattataaattact comes from Brassica rapa cultivar Chiifu-401-42 chromosome A02, CAAS_Brap_v3.01, whole genome shotgun sequence and encodes:
- the LOC103852729 gene encoding EPIDERMAL PATTERNING FACTOR-like protein 7, with protein sequence MKLVSLVAILLLHLFVSINSFRLDYVASGSSIPDCSHACGSCTPCKLVVVSSKCSASESEACPVVYKCLCKGKYYHVPSIA